The following coding sequences are from one Verrucosispora sp. WMMD573 window:
- a CDS encoding argininosuccinate lyase, producing the protein MSDTGRIKAPIGLRTQRQIYGEPTPAEIAEELDRTTLVDLAHVIMLRERGLIAPEAAVALVTLIEQLRDSRFAALATARLPRGLYLAYEQYLTAELGEDVGGVLHTGRSRNDMKATITLTRLREWLLAFLQETTRLVAVLLSRGREYRDVVMPVHTHYQAAMPITYGYYLTGVAAGLTREIESAWDSARGLRRCPMGAGAVAGSDLPIDPARVAALLGFEEPPVHALDAIASRDVTLRLLADATGVAVVLSRLGTDLQLWSTEEFGFIQFPDRLVGGSSAMPQKRNAFLLEHVTAAVGRVSSSWVGAVTAMKGAPFTNSIEVGTEAVGLAWPGLRAATDVVQLGQVLVSGARPRPGRMRQRAVEGITTATAVANRLVQDGMPFRVAHHTVGAAIREQLAEADGEPTGVDWMAQRFPAAAKVADPAVAVSLTDAGGGPGDWQRGYDDVYGRLRVLRDRSQRESARLGDARAELDSAVRELRYGTTTANQQKEDRWTPRG; encoded by the coding sequence ATGAGCGACACGGGCCGGATCAAGGCGCCCATCGGCCTACGGACGCAGCGGCAGATCTACGGTGAGCCGACGCCGGCCGAGATCGCCGAGGAACTCGACCGCACCACCCTGGTGGACCTGGCACACGTGATCATGCTCAGGGAGCGGGGGCTGATCGCGCCCGAGGCGGCGGTCGCGCTGGTGACGCTGATCGAGCAGCTTCGCGACAGCCGGTTCGCCGCCCTCGCCACCGCCCGCCTGCCGCGCGGGCTGTACCTGGCCTACGAGCAGTACCTCACCGCGGAACTCGGCGAGGACGTCGGCGGCGTACTGCACACCGGACGCTCCCGCAACGACATGAAGGCCACGATCACCCTGACCCGGTTGCGGGAGTGGCTGCTGGCCTTCCTACAGGAGACGACGAGGCTCGTCGCGGTGCTGCTGAGCCGGGGACGCGAGTACCGCGACGTCGTGATGCCGGTGCACACCCACTATCAGGCGGCGATGCCGATCACCTACGGCTACTACCTCACGGGCGTCGCGGCCGGGCTGACCCGGGAGATCGAGTCGGCCTGGGACTCGGCCAGAGGACTACGGCGCTGCCCCATGGGCGCTGGTGCGGTCGCCGGAAGCGACCTGCCGATCGATCCGGCCCGGGTCGCCGCGCTGCTGGGATTCGAGGAACCACCGGTGCACGCCCTGGACGCCATCGCCAGCCGGGACGTCACGCTGCGGCTACTGGCGGACGCCACCGGCGTCGCCGTCGTGCTGAGCAGGCTCGGCACCGACCTGCAACTGTGGAGCACCGAGGAGTTCGGCTTCATCCAGTTTCCCGACCGTCTCGTCGGGGGCAGCTCGGCGATGCCGCAGAAACGCAACGCCTTCTTGCTCGAACACGTCACGGCCGCCGTCGGGAGGGTGAGTTCGTCCTGGGTGGGTGCGGTCACCGCGATGAAGGGCGCACCTTTCACCAACTCCATCGAGGTCGGCACCGAGGCGGTCGGACTCGCCTGGCCGGGTCTGCGAGCCGCCACCGACGTCGTACAGCTCGGTCAGGTTCTCGTCAGCGGCGCCCGACCACGTCCCGGCCGGATGCGACAGCGGGCGGTGGAGGGGATCACCACGGCCACGGCGGTGGCCAACCGACTGGTCCAGGACGGCATGCCCTTCCGGGTCGCGCACCACACCGTCGGTGCGGCCATCCGGGAGCAACTGGCCGAGGCCGATGGCGAGCCGACCGGCGTCGACTGGATGGCGCAGCGATTCCCGGCGGCTGCCAAGGTCGCCGATCCGGCGGTCGCGGTGAGCCTCACCGACGCCGGCGGCGGGCCCGGTGACTGGCAGCGCGGGTACGACGACGTGTACGGCAGGTTGCGGGTGCTGCGCGACCGGAGTCAGCGGGAGTCGGCCCGGCTGGGCGACGCCCGTGCCGAACTGGACAGCGCCGTCCGTGAGCTGCGGTACGGCACGACCACGGCCAACCAGCAGAAGGAGGATCGGTGGACACCTCGGGGGTGA
- a CDS encoding cysteine synthase family protein — translation MRSSVFEEITAGVERPQIVRLGPNLFGVVFTLMKMIPARYILRQAVARGDIGPDTLIVETTSGTFGLALAMQTALLRRRLILVSDPVIDDELYRRLTDLGATVEIVRHMAASGGYQGARLERLAEIRAEHDDSFCPEQYANPDNPRSYSLVAELLSEALPRVDLLIGPVGSGGSMCGTASFLRSVNPDLRLTGVDTHRSVLFGQPDGARALRGLGNSLIPPNLDHSAFDQVHWCSAGQAYRATRKLHREHAVFQGPTSGAAFLVAEWAAMTNPDAVTVVMLPDQGYRYQSTVYDDRWLAKQGHLADPTEDRPVETSHPLAEHAEWSWFNWARRSLQEVLDHRGTASVAAR, via the coding sequence ATGAGATCCTCAGTGTTCGAGGAGATCACCGCAGGGGTCGAACGACCGCAGATCGTCCGACTGGGACCCAACCTCTTCGGCGTCGTGTTCACGCTGATGAAGATGATCCCGGCACGCTACATCCTGCGGCAGGCCGTCGCGCGCGGCGACATCGGTCCCGACACCCTCATCGTGGAGACGACCTCGGGCACCTTCGGACTGGCCCTGGCCATGCAGACCGCGCTGCTGCGCCGACGCTTGATCCTGGTCAGCGACCCGGTGATCGACGACGAACTGTACCGGCGGCTGACCGACCTCGGCGCAACCGTGGAGATCGTCCGGCACATGGCCGCGAGCGGTGGCTACCAGGGAGCGCGGCTGGAACGGCTCGCGGAGATCCGGGCCGAACACGACGACTCGTTCTGCCCCGAGCAGTACGCGAACCCGGACAATCCCCGCTCCTACTCCCTGGTGGCCGAGCTGCTCAGCGAGGCGCTACCCCGGGTCGACCTGCTGATCGGACCGGTCGGGTCGGGCGGATCCATGTGCGGTACGGCCTCCTTCCTCCGGTCTGTCAATCCCGACCTGCGGCTGACGGGCGTCGACACACATCGCAGTGTGCTGTTCGGCCAGCCCGACGGGGCGCGAGCCCTGCGCGGCCTCGGCAACAGTCTGATCCCGCCCAACCTCGACCACAGCGCGTTCGATCAGGTGCACTGGTGCAGCGCCGGTCAGGCCTACCGGGCCACCCGGAAACTGCACCGCGAGCACGCCGTCTTCCAGGGACCGACCAGCGGCGCCGCCTTTCTCGTGGCCGAGTGGGCGGCGATGACGAACCCCGACGCGGTGACCGTGGTCATGCTGCCCGACCAGGGCTACCGCTACCAGTCCACCGTCTACGACGACAGGTGGCTGGCCAAGCAGGGGCACCTGGCCGACCCGACCGAGGATCGGCCGGTGGAGACCAGCCACCCCCTTGCCGAGCATGCGGAGTGGTCCTGGTTCAACTGGGCACGACGGAGCCTGCAGGAGGTCCTCGACCATCGCGGCACCGCCAGCGTGGCGGCGCGATGA
- a CDS encoding ATP-binding cassette domain-containing protein translates to MLSARGITAGWTPGRPVVQGVDLDLEPGEVLGLQGPSGCGKSTLARVLALLHRPMAGVVRIDGHSVRGHRYAVSRALRTRIGVLFQQPRISVDPRLTLRQVIAEPLRANGRRAETARRLPELAGAVGLTEDLLGRRAHAVSDGQLQRACLARALALRPRYLICDEMTAMLDASTTAALVHALNAYRDREGAGILAISHDDDLLAYWTDRVHRLHGQN, encoded by the coding sequence ATGCTGAGCGCTCGCGGGATCACCGCCGGCTGGACGCCGGGCCGGCCCGTCGTCCAAGGGGTCGACCTCGACCTCGAACCTGGCGAGGTGCTGGGCTTGCAGGGCCCCAGTGGCTGTGGCAAGTCCACCCTGGCCCGGGTGCTCGCCCTGTTGCACCGGCCCATGGCCGGCGTGGTGCGCATCGACGGCCATTCGGTGCGCGGGCACCGGTACGCCGTGTCACGCGCGCTGAGGACCCGCATCGGTGTGCTGTTCCAGCAGCCACGGATCTCCGTCGACCCCCGCCTGACGCTGCGCCAGGTCATCGCGGAACCGCTGCGCGCCAACGGTCGGCGCGCGGAGACGGCCCGGCGACTGCCCGAGCTGGCCGGGGCCGTCGGACTCACCGAGGACCTGCTCGGCCGCCGTGCGCACGCGGTGAGTGACGGCCAGCTCCAGCGGGCCTGTCTCGCTCGTGCGCTCGCGTTGCGGCCCAGGTATCTGATCTGCGACGAGATGACCGCCATGCTCGACGCCTCCACCACCGCCGCTCTCGTCCACGCGCTCAACGCGTACCGGGATCGGGAAGGTGCCGGAATCCTCGCCATCAGCCATGACGACGACCTGCTCGCATATTGGACGGACCGCGTTCACCGGCTGCATGGCCAAAATTGA
- a CDS encoding ABC transporter ATP-binding protein gives MTVLVDVRDLSVRFRLPRGTAVRAVTGASFQLRAGRCLALVGESGCGKSVLVGSLLGLLPGNAEVAGTAVLTDGVSQVDLLTAPEPVLSRRIRGRRIGLVPQSPAAHLTPVHTVRRHLTETLGTLRPKTGRTMPRQRRRAADQAAVEAGARVGLPATALAHYPHELSGGMAQRAVTALALAGDPEVLLADEPTTGLDASLARRTLDELRQLVDLGHAVLLITHDLDAAARIADDVAVMYASRIVETGPVEAVLHRPRHPYTAGLLAALPRNGFHPIPGLPPQLDSLPGGCAFESRCQRAGAECAQAPPATADGGHLVACHRPC, from the coding sequence GTGACGGTCCTGGTCGACGTGCGAGATCTGTCGGTGCGCTTTCGGCTGCCGCGCGGGACCGCCGTGCGGGCGGTGACCGGCGCGTCCTTCCAACTGCGGGCCGGGCGGTGCCTCGCTCTGGTCGGCGAGAGCGGCTGCGGCAAGTCCGTGCTGGTCGGTTCCCTGCTCGGTCTGCTGCCCGGCAACGCGGAGGTGGCCGGCACCGCTGTGCTCACCGACGGCGTCAGCCAGGTGGACCTGCTCACCGCCCCGGAACCGGTGCTGTCCCGGCGGATCCGCGGCCGGCGCATCGGTCTCGTGCCCCAGTCACCGGCCGCGCACCTGACCCCCGTGCACACGGTGCGTCGTCACCTCACCGAGACCCTGGGCACGCTGCGCCCGAAGACCGGACGGACGATGCCCCGGCAGCGGCGACGGGCGGCGGACCAGGCCGCCGTCGAGGCCGGTGCGCGGGTCGGTCTGCCCGCGACCGCACTGGCGCACTACCCGCACGAGCTTTCCGGCGGCATGGCGCAACGTGCCGTCACCGCCCTCGCCCTGGCCGGCGATCCTGAGGTCCTGCTTGCGGACGAACCCACCACCGGCCTGGACGCATCCCTGGCCAGGAGGACACTGGACGAGCTGCGGCAGCTCGTCGACCTTGGGCATGCGGTCCTGTTGATCACTCACGACCTGGACGCCGCCGCTCGAATCGCCGACGACGTCGCGGTCATGTACGCCAGCCGCATCGTCGAGACCGGGCCGGTGGAGGCGGTGTTGCACCGGCCTCGGCATCCGTACACTGCCGGTCTGCTGGCCGCCCTGCCGCGCAACGGTTTCCATCCGATCCCCGGCCTGCCGCCGCAGCTCGACTCGCTACCGGGCGGCTGCGCATTCGAGTCGCGCTGCCAGCGCGCCGGCGCCGAGTGTGCGCAGGCGCCTCCGGCGACGGCCGACGGCGGGCATCTGGTCGCCTGTCACCGGCCATGCTGA